The proteins below come from a single Eremothecium sinecaudum strain ATCC 58844 chromosome II, complete sequence genomic window:
- the VPS15 gene encoding ubiquitin-binding serine/threonine protein kinase VPS15 (Syntenic homolog of Ashbya gossypii ADL316C; Syntenic homolog of Saccharomyces cerevisiae YBR097W (VPS15)): MGANLSLITQTSPSIALSSYIDILDEVHYVTHLNSSRFLKTCKGLDPNGEIIVKVFIKPTDNYSLHDICSKLNAESLELAQLPNVLNYSKIIETDRAGYLIRQYLKTNLYDRLSSRPFLQDIELKFLAFQLLQALDDLHSKGIIHGDLKTENILLTSWNWLILTDFSSYVKPVYLPEDNPGEFAFFFDTSGRRNCYIAPERFDSEMYKHAANNMKASKGMDIFSAGCCIAEMFSEGKPTFNLSDLFKYKSGEYTIDEIISQGIKDNHLRSLICDMIQLDPNKRLSAQQLLSKYRGIFFPDYFFTFTYEYLKSLAVLNGHGSAIGSMCSHATLADRITNMDDMVAKVYNDYSKICTALQYPVKKPKTDDNKARKLTSNQVKLPILGPILLQEYDPTIVQMQEESALLFLTFLLHAVRNLYSSTNRLKCLELITVLSQYVSDGNKLDRVLPFVSSMLFDSVPMVQGLAIQCLSQILSMVSELNSINENVFIDYILPRLKQLLQNSRSNPYVRMILADTLGDFAKSAVKFQEITIILRLSTDTDSIKKSKRRLARNFEDLTVTLLTDSESSTKIALLENILPVCNLFGREKTNDIILSHLITYLNDKNSNVRIKLVQAITGVVVLLGPLTLEQYVLPLLIQTITDSEELVVVNILQSLKSLCHVGMIRHGLFYEIAEIVTILLLHPNAWIRQVALLLILEMSSKLSTAEVYCIMYPIIRPFFEFDVNFSWESMFTSCKKPVSRNVYDLLCTWSLRASKTLFWKQIPNKTVDSFGNNSIEFITKDYTVKNYGLNGMKISNASLPLQSNQEVLLTTEDKNWIDKIRNLGVHENELWKLGALRAYVFRVSKMLTRKPELQEELLENGKAESSPATTFVMPRTVFFDITHVEENRIETTPVLMDYRTSADSQLSTSEVLNQRQYPIPIGVNGSLFLSTKASPTTTSNLDNVYVQLEPSSEHPFSFMHGARKAVQESKFLISNSYDGEVPTIKEFLINVKIKPHLRDFKEFGPYFVPNGTELRKQSTQSEYKGELVSHLTENAPASIVKIIASNSKPYCISASDQGVLKFWDLQELKRGETYDSAMQFELGSSIVAIRFLPNYDVFAAATRDGMVSIIRICFRERSGVELYSHFEIIRKYSITNENEYATNLELLSNDSKPYMILTTNYSRIIILDITTMDTLTVLQNNPRYGAILSFTTDRDATWMLVGTSKGILCLWDIRFNIMVKSWTFADHFPITHIEHYPSLSRKHENNVVIVGGSKHALASVWDISKCICRELLLTSDTKQDLSEFLPIEKGLDKLEFQSSAFITSISDMHVDGPRIFLVDKNTNNILMVNFKNKSQNTGIVGPTTNMTHFSTTQATTNLCITVRSFTDFIPLHNLGYQFHTDIINTITVSKTLDEPLIISGDNSGIMNLYR; encoded by the coding sequence ATGGGGGCAAATTTATCATTGATTACACAGACCTCTCCGTCAATTGCTTTAAGTTCTTATATTGATATATTGGATGAGGTTCATTATGTTACCCACTTAAATTCAAGCAGATTTCTAAAAACATGCAAAGGATTAGACCCAAATGGAGAAATAATAGTCAAGGTTTTTATTAAACCTACGGATAATTACTCTTTACATGATATTTGTTCGAAGCTTAATGCCGAGAGTTTAGAACTGGCACAGTTACCGAACGTGTTGAATTATAGCAAAATTATAGAAACTGATAGGGCTGGATACTTGATAAGGCAGTATTTGAAGACAAATTTGTACGATAGGCTTAGTTCGAGACCATTTCTCCAGGATATTGAGCTGAAGTTTCTAGCTTTCCAGTTATTGCAGGCATTGGACGATCTACATTCGAAAGGGATCATACATGGTGATTTAAAAACGGAGAATATTCTTTTGACCAGCTGGAATTGGCTGATATTAACCGATTTTTCATCATATGTTAAGCCTGTATACCTTCCGGAGGACAACCCCGGTGAATTTGCATTCTTTTTTGATACATCTGGGAGAAGGAACTGTTACATAGCGCCCGAACGCTTTGATTCCGAAATGTATAAACATGCAGCGAATAATATGAAAGCGTCTAAGGGAATGGATATCTTCAGTGCTGGTTGTTGTATTGCAGAAATGTTTTCTGAAGGTAAGCCGACCTTCAACCTTTCCGACTTGTTTAAATATAAATCCGGGGAATATACAATAGATGAAATTATTAGCCAAGGAATTAAAGACAATCATCTTCGATCTCTAATCTGTGATATGATCCAATTAGATCCTAATAAGAGGTTGTCTGCCCAGCAACTTCTATCGAAATATAGAGGAATTTTCTTCCCAGATTACTTCTTCACTTTCACCTATGAATACTTAAAAAGCCTAGCAGTATTAAATGGACATGGGTCTGCTATTGGTAGTATGTGTTCACACGCAACTTTAGCAGATCGTATAACGAACATGGACGATATGGTTGCAAAGGTTTATAATGATTATTCCAAAATTTGTACAGCTTTACAATATCCTGTGAAGAAACCGAAAACCGATGATAATAAGGCCAGAAAGCTGACCTCTAATCAAGTAAAATTACCGATTTTGGGGCCGATATTACTCCAGGAATATGATCCAACCATTGTACAGATGCAAGAAGAATCTGCTTTACTTTTTCTCACTTTTTTATTACATGCGGTAAGAAACCTATATTCTTCTACAAACCGATTAAAATGCCTTGAGCTTATAACAGTGCTCTCGCAGTATGTTTCTGATGGAAATAAGCTTGATAGAGTTTTGCCTTTTGTATCTTCGatgctttttgattctgTACCCATGGTTCAGGGGCTTGCAATTCAATGTTTGTCTCAAATTCTATCTATGGTATCCGAGTTAAACTCAATAAATGAGAACGTTTTCATTGATTATATATTGCCTAGGTTGAAACAACTATTGCAAAACTCTAGGAGCAATCCTTATGTCCGGATGATACTTGCAGACACCCTTGGAGATTTTGCGAAATCAGCGGTTAAATTTCAAGAAATTACGATAATCCTGCGCCTTTCTACGGATACAGATAGCATTAAGAAATCTAAGCGTCGTTTAGCAAGAAATTTTGAGGACCTCACTGTCACATTGTTGACGGATAGCGAAAGTTCAACTAAGATTGCACTTTTGGAAAACATTTTACCGGTTTGCAATTTGTTTGGACGTGAGAAAACGAACGATATAATTCTAAGCCATCTAATTACTTACTTGAATGACAAGAATTCAAACGTTAGAATCAAACTTGTTCAAGCTATAACCGGAGTCGTTGTGTTGCTAGGACCTTTGACTTTGGAACAGTATGTTTTGCCTTTGTTAATACAAACTATTACCGATTCAGAAGAACTCGTCGTTGTTAATATTCTACAAAGTTTAAAATCCTTGTGCCATGTTGGAATGATAAGGCATGGTCTGTTTTATGAGATTGCGGAAATTGTGACGATACTTTTACTACATCCAAATGCCTGGATTCGCCAAGTAGCTTTGCTTTTAATTTTGGAGATGTCCAGCAAATTGTCTACGGCAGAGGTCTATTGCATAATGTATCCTATTATTCGGCCATTTTTTGAATTTGACGTTAATTTTTCATGGGAATCCATGTTCACCAGTTGTAAGAAACCAGTTTCCAGAAATGTCTACGACCTGCTTTGTACTTGGTCATTGCGTGCGTCTAAAACGTTATTTTGGAAACAGATACCTAATAAAACCGTTGATTCTTTTGGCAATAACAGCATTGAGTTTATCACTAAAGATTATACAGTGAAAAATTATGGGCTTAATGGCATGAAGATATCGAATGCGTCCCTCCCGTTACAAAGTAATCAGGAGGTCCTATTAACTACTGAAGATAAAAATTGGATTGATAAAATTCGTAACCTTGGTGTTCACGAGAATGAATTATGGAAGCTCGGCGCTTTGCGTGCATACGTTTTCCGTGTATCAAAAATGCTTACACGAAAACCAGAGCTTCAGGAGGAGCTTTTGGAAAACGGTAAAGCCGAATCAAGCCCTGCAACTACCTTTGTAATGCCAAGAACCGTTTTTTTTGATATAACTCATGTTGAAGAAAACCGGATAGAAACAACACCTGTATTGATGGATTATCGTACTAGCGCAGATTCACAGTTGTCAACTTCCGAAGTTCTAAACCAGAGACAATACCCAATTCCAATTGGAGTTAATGGATCGCTATTTCTAAGCACTAAAGCATCTCCAACTACAACATCCAATTTGGACAATGTCTATGTTCAGTTGGAACCAAGTTCTGAGCATCCATTTTCGTTCATGCATGGGGCTCGAAAGGCTGTCCAAGAGTCCAAGTTTCTCATTAGCAACAGTTACGATGGGGAAGTACCAACTATAAAAGAATTTTTGATTAATGTTAAGATTAAACCGCACTTAAGAGATTTCAAGGAATTCGGACCCTATTTCGTCCCTAACGGAACAGAGCTGAGAAAGCAGTCCACGCAGTCTGAATACAAAGGTGAATTGGTTTCCCATCTTACCGAAAACGCTCCAGCTTCGATAGTAAAAATTATAGCTAGCAATAGTAAACCATATTGCATAAGTGCTTCCGACCAAGGTGTATTGAAGTTTTGGGACTTACAAGAATTGAAAAGAGGGGAAACTTACGACTCTGCAATGCAATTTGAGCTAGGTTCGTCCATTGTTGCTATTAGGTTTCTTCCAAACTACGATGTATttgcagcagcaacaaGAGATGGGATGGTTTCAATCATAAGAATATGTTTTAGAGAAAGAAGTGGAGTTGAACTGTACTCCCATTTTGAAATCATACGAAAATACAGTATCACAAACGAAAACGAATACGCTACTAACCTTGAACTGTTATCCAATGATTCCAAACCATATATGATCCTCACAACAAATTATTCCAGGATTATCATCTTAGACATTACAACAATGGATACTTTAACAGTACTACAAAACAATCCAAGGTATGGCGCAATATTATCGTTCACAACAGATAGAGACGCTACCTGGATGCTAGTTGGCACCTCAAAAGGGATCCTTTGTCTATGGGATATTAGATTTAACATCATGGTCAAAAGCTGGACTTTTGCTGACCATTTCCCAATTACCCACATTGAGCACTACCCTTCATTATCAAGAAAACATGAAAATAATGTAGTTATCGTGGGCGGTTCCAAGCACGCCCTCGCTTCTGTTTGGGACATCTCAAAATGCATTTGTCGAGAACTCCTGCTTACAAGCGATACTAAGCAAGATTTAAGCGAGTTCCTTCCCATTGAAAAAGGACTAGATAAACTCGAGTTTCAATCTAGTGCTTTCATTACATCAATCAGTGACATGCATGTTGATGGTCCTAGGATTTTTCTAGTTGACAAAAACACTAATAATATTTTGATGGTTAACTTTAAAAATAAATCACAAAACACTGGAATAGTGGGGCCTACAACAAACATGACACACTTTTCCACTACACAAGCTACTACAAATCTATGCATTACAGTTAGAAGTTTTACCGACTTTATTCCCCTTCACAATTTAGGTTACCAATTTCACACTGATATTATAAATACAATAACAGTCTCAAAAACACTAGATGAACCCTTAATAATATCTGGTGATAATTCTGGAATCATGAATCTTTACAGATAA